The genomic interval TTTTCACTATAAGTATGAAACAGGAGATCATGATGTTTATTATAGGCCATTTCATGGGGGGATAAGGCGGAATTATCATAGAAATAAACTGTTTGCATTTCGTATAGAATATCAACAATTTCCTCTGTATCTGTGATAAAAGAAGTTTCACTTTGAATAAATTGATCTAAAGCTAAATCGCTCAACTTTTATTCTCCTTTCCTGCCTTAGAAAAGAAGCTTTTAATTTCTTCTAATATTTTCTTATTAGATTGTTGTGCCGCTGCTGGTAGAGAATGCCGAGCCATTAAGGTTTCTAAACTCTTAAAATTGTTAACATTACTCGCCTCAAGAATATAAGTGTCTATCCCTCGATCTTGAAATTCTTTTATAAAATTTATTTTTTTATCAAAGAGATCTTCTAAATCATTAAGCTCAATAAGTGAAAGTTCATATAATCGAATTAAAATCGCCTTATAGGGAGCTTTGAACGTAATCATAGATAACAGTATCTTTGTAAACAAGGATTCTTGCTGATTTTCTGGACCTGAAAAAAAAGAACATAATTCATATTCATCAAGCAATAATAGGGAAGCAAAGTAATCTGCTTTTCTCTCATTACTACTATTATCAATCTCCGCCTGAATAAAATGTAAATCCTCTATCTTTTCAGCGATAGTGATTAAATGATATAACTCATGGAAAAGCACAAAATTTTGATACATTCTTGGCTGGGCTGTATTAATATAAAAAATACTTTTATCATTGTTTGTTGTCCTAATAAAACCGCCAAACGTTAAATCTTGAATAGGAGCCTCAATTAAATAATGATTTTGCTCTATAGCTTTTTTGGCACCATCTATACGATTCCACCCTTTTGGGTGATAGGTCTGAAGATATTGATTGACTGACATTCTAATTTCCGAGCGAATTTCTTTATTTTCTTTTAACAGTTGAGGCAAGTCTTCAAATGTAATTTCAGGCATTTGAATTTTCCTCCATATTATAGATTTCAATCATCTCACAGACTCTTAACAACTGATTCAATCCCTCTTCTCCTTCTTTAGATAACGTTCCTGTTGAAAATGCAATAGCTCTCATATTTTCCAGTTCATCTGGTTTATAGTTGAAGTTTTGATTCATAAAATAGGTACCTTCAAGACCTAAAACTTCAGCTAAACTGCCAGAAAAGTCCAAGATATTAGATCTTTTCCCATTCAAATAATCCGAGAAGTTAGATTCAGACATACCTAATTTTTTTGCAAGTCGTTTTCTTTTCAACCCTTCTCCATCAATAAATTCGTTCATATTTTTCAATGTTTGCTTAGCATGACGATCTAATGAGACATTTCCAAATTGGTTGTTCATTAATATCATCTCCTTACTAATAAGTATATCACTTTATATACAAAAAATCCATATGAGCCGAATTTAAATGTATATAAATAAAAGGGGTTAGGTGGAATCGCTGATTTATATTGCGCAAAATTCATTTGAACAGAATAATAAATGTTTAAGAACACTAAAATAAAAAATTTGAACTTCAATTTTAGCATCACCATTATGATATTCTTCAATCACTGATTGTGTGATATTCTAACTATTCAGTTGAAATAAGTACTGGATAATTGGTGAACCTTTGTGTAACTATACCTATAGAATTGGATCTGTGGCAGACTCATTTTTTAATTTTCATTACTTCTTCACATCCTTTGTAACGCCTCCATCTGCTCTTCATAAGAGGAATCGACATAAATCATTGTTGTTTCCACACTCTCATGCCTCGCTAACCGCTTAATCACTTCAATTGGTGTCCCATCATTGGCTAAATTCTTACAAAAGCTATGACGGAAGCGATGCGGGGTGATGTTTTCCATACTAGCAAGTTTCCCATACTTGGTCAGCATTTTCTGAATACCGCGATCAGTAAAAACTCCCGTTCGTTCCGAAACAAAGAGGTACGTTGAGTTTATATGTATAGGTTTTGTTAAGGTTTGACGGTATTTAAGCCATTTCCTAACATTCCTTGAGTGCTTTTTAACTAGGGTAAGGCCGGCAAACTTACTTCCTTTTCCTAATACAAAGATCTGAATATCGCCACCTTTTAAAACTAAATCATGTACCTTCAATGCAGATACCTCATGTACTCTTAGACCACAATACAACATGAGATCCACGACTGCTAAATTTCGAAGTCGTTTGAACTCACTTTGCTCTAAATCCAAATAGCTGATAAATCGTTCTTGTTCTTCTTTAGTCAACCATTTTTCTTTATTATTATATATATGGTCTGTCCGGTTGATTCGTTGGATCTTTATTCTAGACGCAGGATTAGCTTGGACCGTTCCTTGATCTTCTAAATACTTAAAAAAGGATTTTAAGGCAGCGGTATATTTATTAATTGTAGCCTGAGATCGATTTCGTTGGTGACGGAGATAGTTGAGATACTCTTTTATATCAATCGGTTTAATCTGATTTATTGTAATGTCATTCTCACTTTTATCCAACCATTCGACAAATTGATTCAAAGAAGTTCGATAAGCTGTTATGGTCTGATCACTTTTTGCATCTTCAAACAAAAAGTTTAAAAAGCCTTCTATTAAATGGTTCAATATGATCCCCTCGTCTCGTAATTATTAAAAAGTGTTCTACGCACTTCCATCTACAGTATTTGAATGTTTTCTACGTATAATATTAGCCGTTATTTATGCGGATTGTTTATAGAATTCGATTTCTACGAACTAAAATTAATATGTAAAAAGAAAGGACTTAAAGCCCTTTCTTAATGATTTTAACAGTTTAATTTGCTTTTGACCTCAGATTCATACCCGTACTTTTTCAGAAACTCAATTAATGCAGTCTCGAAAATGGACCGTTGTTTAATATTTTTCTCCTGACTGAATTCGAGCAGCAGTTCATTTATTGCATCACTGATATGAGCGCATTTATTCATGCAAGTTCCCGGAACCGCATATCTTGGAATTTTACTTACATCAGAAGTTACATTCAATACTTCAAAAAGTCTATCCTTATAATTCGCCAAAATATGAAGAATCTCCTTTGATTGTTCATCATGGTCTACATTAAAATCATTGGTTACTGGTTGCTCAGGAACGGAAGGCGATTCCTTTTGTTCATCTTCATCTCTATCATTAACCATCCCAAATACTTTCGTATAATTTTGCTGCTCCGAATTCCATTCGTACCCTTTACTTTTCATATATTCACCTAATTTTGTGTGATCGGTAAAACCAACTTTTTTAGCAACTGTCTTAGGGTCTAAACCTTCTTCTAGATATTTTACTACTTTACCCGCCTTCCCGTGCTTCGGTGTTTGTACTATACTTTGTCCTTGCTTTTCCATAACCGGAACATAATTTTGCTTTTCTGAATCCCATGTGAAATTTCGGCGTCGCATGTACATATCTAATGATCGATAATCACTGTAATTTAAGTCATCCGATACGTCATCTCTCGGAGTTCCAGCCGCTAGAGATTCGATAATATAATTCACTCGTTTGTCATAAATTGGTTTTAATGCTTCAGTTCCATTCACTTAAAAAACTCCTATTCTTCTATAATTTATTAATAGCTTCTTTTAAGTCGTCAGATAATATATTCAAATAAATCATCGTTGTTTTAACACTTTCATGTCCTAGTAATTTCGAAATATACGGAAGCTCAACACCATTGCGAAGTAGATTTGTTGCAAAGCTTCTTCGTAAGGTATGAGAAGTAACTTTTTTATTCCATCCTAACCTTTTAACTGCTGCACGTAATTGAGCATTCATATAAGCTGGTGACACTCTACCCGTCTTTTTGGTGGCGAAAAAATAAGGCGAGTCTGAATCCCGAATACTTTTAAGATACTCTACAAGCGTAGGATATAGTTTTTCGGAAATATGAATAGTGATTATCTTCCCTTCTTTAATACAGGCTGTAATGGTTCCAGCATCTAAATCAACATCTTCTAACCTCAGATTAATAGCAGAAGTAATCCGTAAGCCTGTCCGGTACATAAAAATCACTAATGTTTTTAACAAAGGCTTATCTATTTCATTTATTAATTGATCAACTTCGTCTTCGGTTAATGTTACTTTTTGGTCTTCTGGAACTTTTGCGTCTTTAACTTTCGATGCTACATTTTTTTCAATCCAGCCTTTATCTTCAGCATATTCGAATAATGAGCGGATACTAGAAATATAGCGGTTTCTACTTCTTGGTGCGAGTTTTCGTTTCTCTTTCAAATAGATCATATAGTTTTCTAAATTATCACGAGTAACATCTTCTATATATACCGGGCCATTAAAAACATCTTCGATGAATCCTCTAAAAACTCGATAATCCTTTTCGTACCCTTCGAGTGTGTCTTCACTTCGTTCTTGTGCGCTTAGATACTGTAGGTAATATTTCGACGCATCAGCGTATAGCATAAAAACCCTCCTTACCATCTAGAAAGTCAAACTTAAATCGTAAACACAACGCATTCATGACTAATTCCAAGTTTTGTTGGTCTAATGAGTCTGCCTCGTTTAAATCGATTTTTGCATGGCCACAATATAGATGTAGCGCTAGACGTAGCATAAACTGCTCACTACGGGACCAAGGTTTCGAAATCTCCATTAATCGCTTGACATCAATAAATCGATTATCGAAATCAATATATTCATCTGTTAAATAGTTTTGTAATTTGCTATGATTGGTGAAGATGTACAAGAATGAATTCAGGTACGGGTCTTGAAATTTTGCGAAATCGAACGGTTCAGTTTGATTCATGTGTCCCACTCCTCCTAATTGTTAATTTGAAATACATCATCAAAAGTAAGCTCTAATTGATTAGCAATATTCCTTGCGACATGCGGACTTGGGCTTTTCTTATGATTAATAATTTGATTAAAGTAATTTTCACTCATCCCAACATGACTCGAGAATTGGCGTTGGGAAAAACCTTTTCGGATTAAAGTCATACGAAGCTCATTTGGATCTTTAACCTTAATTTTCATGAAATGAACGCTCCTTTCGTTCACAATTGTTATTTATTATTTACTATTGTAATTATTATATAAGCCTTTGTTTGCTAATGCAAATAAAAGTTCGATGGTTGGTGATTATCTTGGAACCGGAAGAATTCGGTGAGTACCTACGTTCCTTACGCAAACGTAAAGGACTTACTATAAAACAATTAGCGAATTTATCAAATGTCAGCAATGCATACATTTCACAAATAGAGAATGGAAAAAGAGGGGTCCCTTCTCCAGATGTGATCCGAAAATTCCATGAACAGCTTGATGTGAATCAAGAACATCTCATGCAACAGGCTGGCCATGTTCAAGACACGGAACATCACTCCTTTCCAGATCTAAAATCAATGTTACAAAAGCAAAATGATATCTATTACAAAGGAATCAAACTGTCCTCACAGCAATGTGAGTTGCTGCGGAAGATCCTCGACGAATTTATTAAATCGTCACCGGATAAATAAAAAGGGAGAACCGCCAGTGAAGACACACAGCATATCTATTCAAAGTTGCCGTGGCTTAATGGGGTTCTCCCTTTTTTGGTTATGATATTTTGATTTCCTTTTAACGCTTGCATAAATACTATACCAGCGTTTTTTCATATTTTAAGAGATTGAATACACTTTTTTAGGAAAAATGATCTCTTTTTTCAAATTCAATGTTCAAATGAATTCTTTCCTTTGCTCTTGTGTGAATACTTTACCACCATTATATTCCCATTTTAAGAGGTAGAATACATTTTTTTTGGATTTTATTCAAAAAACATTTCTGCTATTTTGTCATTCTCTTTTTGTGCAATGAGCCGACGTACACTTTCCTCCGCCATGGTAACCGGAAAAGTCATTTTTTCGAGACGGCTTTCGACTCGTCCCGCTGGATATTTATTCGTTAATTCTTGAACCGGAATATTGGACGTAATGATTGTCGGTCTCTTATTATTCATCCGTTCTTCAAGAATCTCGGTTATCTTTTCCTCAGACCAATCGGTAGTTTTCTCTAGGCCGAGATCATCGAACACTAGCACCCTAGCCTCCTTAAAAAATTCAACTAAACTTTGAGAGCTTGTCTTTGGACCTTGATTATATGTTTTCTTAACCTCATTTAATAGATTCACAGTCGAAATATAAATTGGTTGAACATGATATTTCTGAATAAGTGCATTCGCAATGCCAAGAGCCAAACGTGTTTTCCCCGACCCTTTGTTTGGCTATAAAAGTATAGTCCTTTTCCTGACTTTTCCAATTTACGAAACTGCTCTACATAGCGGACAGCTACCTTTTTGGCGTACGTTGCTTTATGAACATTTTGCTCGCTTGAATAAATTTTTGTATCAAAATCTTTTACGGCAGTGTTAGCAAACTCTTCAGGAATTCGAGCAATATCCATAAGTTTTTTCTGTAATCGACATTTGCATTTAGCAGCTACCGTGGTTTGGTCTTCTTTCACATAAACGATTAGGCCACTACCATCACATTCCCCGTGCATACACTTATCAGAAGTCGATGTTATTCTCCCAGTCTTCATCTTCTGCAGTTGTTGACCTTTCGTATCGTCTAAAGTATTCACTTCCGGCATTTTCTTGATTTTCTTGATTATGTCTTGAATGTTGTCCATTAGAAATATCCCCCTTTAGATTTGATTGGTGAGCTTGATCAAAAATGTAATTCGCTACATATTGAAACGATCGAATTTGGTCACGCTTGTGACTTGCTTTAAATTGTTGAAAGCACTCTTTCATCCAACGAACCACTTGGTCCGTTGACCAATTTTGTTTAATAACATCATCTATAGCGACTTTATCATTCGCTGTTAACCAATTTCGTTGACTAAGACTTAAATACATTTGACTAATCTGTTCGAAAGGTTGGTTTATATAATTTAAGTTTTGGTTATTCAGCTCGTCTTCATCCGCCTTAACGGAAGATGAAGTTTCTGTAGTAATTTCTGAAGTAATCTCTGATGTAGTCTCTGGTATTGCTCCGCATTCTGTGTGATTCGTACCATCTTTGGTTTGACTCGAATCATTTGATTTTCCTTCCGAAGCGTTAAAATTTGAGTTTCGAATGAATAATTCATAACCCTCCAATGAAAATCCTAATTGCTGCAGATCAGTCATAACCCTCATCATGTTCACTCGATATTGAAACGTCTTATCCCACTTATACCGGGGATTATTTCGTTTATCGATATACCCTTTGTCCACCAATGTATTTAAATGCTTGCGAATCGTATTAGCTGTTATGCCAA from Lentibacillus cibarius carries:
- a CDS encoding ImmA/IrrE family metallo-endopeptidase, with translation MPEITFEDLPQLLKENKEIRSEIRMSVNQYLQTYHPKGWNRIDGAKKAIEQNHYLIEAPIQDLTFGGFIRTTNNDKSIFYINTAQPRMYQNFVLFHELYHLITIAEKIEDLHFIQAEIDNSSNERKADYFASLLLLDEYELCSFFSGPENQQESLFTKILLSMITFKAPYKAILIRLYELSLIELNDLEDLFDKKINFIKEFQDRGIDTYILEASNVNNFKSLETLMARHSLPAAAQQSNKKILEEIKSFFSKAGKENKS
- a CDS encoding helix-turn-helix domain-containing protein, with translation MNNQFGNVSLDRHAKQTLKNMNEFIDGEGLKRKRLAKKLGMSESNFSDYLNGKRSNILDFSGSLAEVLGLEGTYFMNQNFNYKPDELENMRAIAFSTGTLSKEGEEGLNQLLRVCEMIEIYNMEENSNA
- a CDS encoding tyrosine-type recombinase/integrase, giving the protein MNHLIEGFLNFLFEDAKSDQTITAYRTSLNQFVEWLDKSENDITINQIKPIDIKEYLNYLRHQRNRSQATINKYTAALKSFFKYLEDQGTVQANPASRIKIQRINRTDHIYNNKEKWLTKEEQERFISYLDLEQSEFKRLRNLAVVDLMLYCGLRVHEVSALKVHDLVLKGGDIQIFVLGKGSKFAGLTLVKKHSRNVRKWLKYRQTLTKPIHINSTYLFVSERTGVFTDRGIQKMLTKYGKLASMENITPHRFRHSFCKNLANDGTPIEVIKRLARHESVETTMIYVDSSYEEQMEALQRM
- a CDS encoding tyrosine-type recombinase/integrase; this encodes MLYADASKYYLQYLSAQERSEDTLEGYEKDYRVFRGFIEDVFNGPVYIEDVTRDNLENYMIYLKEKRKLAPRSRNRYISSIRSLFEYAEDKGWIEKNVASKVKDAKVPEDQKVTLTEDEVDQLINEIDKPLLKTLVIFMYRTGLRITSAINLRLEDVDLDAGTITACIKEGKIITIHISEKLYPTLVEYLKSIRDSDSPYFFATKKTGRVSPAYMNAQLRAAVKRLGWNKKVTSHTLRRSFATNLLRNGVELPYISKLLGHESVKTTMIYLNILSDDLKEAINKL
- a CDS encoding helix-turn-helix transcriptional regulator, giving the protein MKIKVKDPNELRMTLIRKGFSQRQFSSHVGMSENYFNQIINHKKSPSPHVARNIANQLELTFDDVFQINN
- a CDS encoding helix-turn-helix domain-containing protein, with amino-acid sequence MIILEPEEFGEYLRSLRKRKGLTIKQLANLSNVSNAYISQIENGKRGVPSPDVIRKFHEQLDVNQEHLMQQAGHVQDTEHHSFPDLKSMLQKQNDIYYKGIKLSSQQCELLRKILDEFIKSSPDK
- a CDS encoding ATP-binding protein — protein: MALGIANALIQKYHVQPIYISTVNLLNEVKKTYNQGPKTSSQSLVEFFKEARVLVFDDLGLEKTTDWSEEKITEILEERMNNKRPTIITSNIPVQELTNKYPAGRVESRLEKMTFPVTMAEESVRRLIAQKENDKIAEMFFE
- a CDS encoding helix-turn-helix domain-containing protein → MQPKKLKRAVIKEELVTLTGNMVQAVLLNQFIYWVDRMKDVDQYIKEEKNRSNDIGEEVNFPLSYGWIFKKAEDLVEETMIGITANTIRKHLNTLVDKGYIDKRNNPRYKWDKTFQYRVNMMRVMTDLQQLGFSLEGYELFIRNSNFNASEGKSNDSSQTKDGTNHTECGAIPETTSEITSEITTETSSSVKADEDELNNQNLNYINQPFEQISQMYLSLSQRNWLTANDKVAIDDVIKQNWSTDQVVRWMKECFQQFKASHKRDQIRSFQYVANYIFDQAHQSNLKGDISNGQHSRHNQENQENAGSEYFRRYERSTTAEDEDWENNIDF